In Verrucomicrobiota bacterium, a genomic segment contains:
- a CDS encoding DUF1553 domain-containing protein: MRPSGAGEFFVNCRSKVNPLVSVACFIAFVTVANAASLTLLPSQFTFTGPASRQQLVVEHSSGGKFLGQVTNGLTFTSSNERVVRIEGDTAVPVRNGSATITARAGRQSAKVAVSVTGMDKPFEWSFRNHVQPVLAKAGCSSGACHGAAAGQGGFRLSLRGYDDEGDHRALTRHALGRRIVPGDPGRSLVLLKPTSTIPHKGSKRFDVDSLEYKILSEWIAEGAQGPRADEARIARLEVLPDLTTLQPGATQQLLVRAHFSDGSVQDVTRWAKYTDANAAVTAVNDTGSVTVLGHGEGAITAWYLSRIATATVTVPYTNKVAAAVFAKAPRRNFIDDLATEKLRELNLPPSPRSGDSEFLRRAFLDTIGLPPAAAEAREFLADPSLKKRDALIERLLARPEFVDYWTYKWSDLLLVNSDKFRPAAMWSYYNWIRSHVAANTPWDRFVRELVTARGSTAEMGAGNFFVLHDDPTTMAETTTVAFMGLSITCAKCHNHPMEKWTNDEYFGFANLFARVRAKNGAAEGERIIFAAAEGDIIQPLTGKPQKPRPLDGKPLAFDAPGDRRDVMASWLVSRDNPYFSRSIANRVWANFMGVGLVEAVDDLRVTNPASNEKLLTALGRHLADRNFDLKALMRAILQSETYQRTSAALPSNAADTRFYSHYYPKRLMAEVLLDSYSHVTGVPTDFFQDKRNANQGRGPAYPVGFRALQLPDTKTDSYFLRTFGRPDRDRTCECERTGEPSMAQALHIANGDTLNRKLAAKGNRLEQQLASGTPDAQLVEDVFLAALARFPTEAEKTTFTDTLAACAAAGRRALLEDIYWSLMSSREFLFNH; encoded by the coding sequence ATGCGCCCTTCCGGCGCGGGAGAGTTTTTCGTGAACTGCCGTTCGAAAGTGAACCCCCTCGTTTCAGTCGCGTGTTTCATCGCATTCGTGACCGTCGCGAACGCGGCTTCGCTCACGCTGCTTCCGTCCCAATTCACCTTCACCGGTCCCGCATCGCGGCAGCAACTCGTCGTCGAGCATTCCAGCGGCGGGAAGTTTCTCGGCCAGGTAACGAACGGCCTCACGTTCACTTCGAGCAACGAGCGTGTGGTGCGGATCGAAGGCGACACGGCGGTGCCCGTCAGGAATGGATCGGCCACCATCACCGCGCGCGCGGGCCGGCAGTCCGCGAAGGTCGCCGTTTCCGTGACGGGCATGGACAAGCCGTTCGAGTGGAGCTTCCGCAATCACGTGCAGCCCGTGCTTGCGAAGGCCGGGTGCAGTTCCGGCGCGTGCCATGGCGCGGCGGCCGGTCAGGGCGGCTTCCGGCTTTCACTGCGCGGTTACGACGACGAGGGCGACCATCGCGCGCTCACGCGGCATGCGCTCGGCCGGCGCATCGTGCCCGGCGATCCCGGCCGCAGCCTCGTCCTGCTCAAGCCCACCTCGACCATCCCGCACAAGGGCAGCAAGCGATTCGACGTGGACTCGCTCGAATACAAGATCCTGTCCGAATGGATCGCCGAGGGCGCGCAAGGCCCGCGCGCTGATGAGGCTCGCATCGCGCGCCTCGAGGTTCTTCCCGACCTCACCACGCTCCAGCCGGGCGCGACGCAGCAACTCCTGGTGCGCGCGCACTTCAGCGACGGCTCCGTGCAGGACGTCACCCGCTGGGCGAAATACACCGACGCCAACGCCGCGGTCACCGCCGTCAACGACACGGGCAGCGTGACCGTGCTCGGCCACGGCGAAGGCGCGATCACCGCGTGGTATTTGAGCCGCATTGCGACGGCGACGGTCACCGTGCCTTACACGAACAAGGTCGCGGCCGCGGTCTTTGCGAAGGCGCCGCGCCGCAACTTCATTGATGACCTCGCGACGGAAAAACTCCGCGAGCTGAACCTCCCGCCGTCCCCGCGCTCGGGCGATTCCGAGTTTCTGCGGCGCGCGTTCCTCGACACCATCGGACTGCCGCCGGCCGCCGCGGAGGCGCGCGAGTTTCTCGCGGACCCTTCGCTGAAAAAGCGCGACGCGCTCATCGAGCGGCTCCTCGCGCGGCCGGAATTCGTGGACTACTGGACTTACAAGTGGAGCGACCTGCTGCTGGTGAACAGCGACAAGTTCCGCCCCGCGGCCATGTGGAGCTACTACAACTGGATTCGTTCGCACGTCGCGGCGAACACCCCGTGGGACCGCTTCGTGCGCGAGCTCGTCACCGCGCGCGGCAGCACGGCCGAGATGGGCGCGGGCAACTTTTTCGTGCTGCACGACGACCCGACCACAATGGCCGAGACCACGACCGTCGCTTTCATGGGCCTCTCGATCACTTGCGCCAAGTGCCACAACCACCCGATGGAGAAGTGGACCAACGACGAATACTTCGGCTTCGCAAACCTGTTCGCCCGCGTCCGCGCCAAGAACGGCGCCGCCGAGGGCGAGCGCATCATCTTCGCCGCCGCCGAGGGCGACATCATCCAGCCGCTCACGGGCAAGCCGCAAAAGCCGCGCCCGCTCGATGGCAAGCCCCTCGCGTTCGACGCGCCCGGCGACCGGCGCGACGTGATGGCAAGCTGGCTTGTGTCTCGGGACAATCCGTATTTTTCGCGCTCCATCGCGAACCGCGTGTGGGCCAACTTCATGGGCGTCGGGCTGGTCGAGGCCGTGGATGACCTTCGCGTGACGAATCCCGCGAGCAACGAAAAACTGCTCACCGCGCTCGGCCGCCACCTCGCCGACCGGAACTTCGACCTGAAGGCGCTCATGCGCGCCATCCTCCAAAGCGAGACCTATCAGCGCACGAGCGCCGCCCTGCCGTCGAACGCCGCGGACACGCGCTTCTACTCGCACTATTACCCGAAGCGGCTCATGGCCGAGGTGCTGCTTGACTCCTATTCGCACGTGACCGGCGTGCCGACGGACTTCTTTCAGGACAAGCGCAACGCGAATCAAGGCCGCGGCCCGGCGTATCCGGTGGGATTCCGCGCGCTGCAACTGCCCGACACGAAGACCGACTCCTATTTCCTCCGCACCTTCGGCCGGCCCGACCGCGACCGCACGTGCGAGTGCGAGCGCACCGGCGAGCCGAGCATGGCGCAGGCGCTGCACATCGCCAACGGCGACACGCTGAACCGGAAACTTGCCGCCAAAGGCAACCGCCTCGAACAGCAGCTCGCCTCCGGCACGCCGGACGCGCAACTGGTCGAAGACGTGTTCCTCGCCGCGCTCGCGCGATTCCCGACGGAGGCGGAGAAGACGACGTTCACCGACACGCTTGCCGCGTGCGCCGCCGCCGGGAGGCGCGCCTTGCTTGAGGACATCTATTGGAGCCTGATGAGCAGCCGCGAGTTTCTGTTCAATCACTGA
- a CDS encoding formylglycine-generating enzyme family protein translates to MTRKLAVLQVTAEALTEASQSFTDTADLLAHRQFQIELEEFFAAQQASGAITGDPVALITADIERAEAALGAIEAFIKTQLDLGKEVLSPAAHSLNLAVIAEAKDKATAALGELVAHQHRLADAFQPGDITGAESHLDIAHELRAFCKIRRASSVLLQSSRRDLAQFAHGEGVFHSDVVLHLMGVKTACDVLVAKHAEQKEALDQAHALAENADFVRAANLLTSLNQIFGDLPYHHINEVLDQWKKQLSDVDDRFARLKVQVLAPWGAPFAQPWKIAPKQAATDDRLQQFHDDLIQFQINLANWKNSDFAFEGKRLFKRLSNEQHQLKEAVAKNFERARRWAWAQLFFAVTATGLASQFWRSLWPLVVPIVGAWALWRVGAKVHARLLARTTVDFRLEANGRAIEDAHMLVVFLNGVPFHPGAHVKPGTYQLTLDTGLFEPVSRTVSIGLGRCNALGAMAVRLNKQTFVNTLAMRFVPVAGTPVFFAIWPTRVQDYAVFAKQTDHAWTRPTFKQEADHPAVNVSWNDALAFCAWLTEKERREQRIGENDTYRLPSDLEWSAAVELAKEPGATPAERDCATAGVFPWGRDWPPPKGAGNYDPHLHVDEHDFTSPVGAFKANGQGLHDLGGNVWEWCQDPYNNEGKYRTLRGGSWRSAKPVHLLSSARLFDSPGHRVNIIGFRVVLEARRPSPVLQGRPEPAPAAQPAPIPAAAAE, encoded by the coding sequence ATGACGCGCAAACTTGCCGTGCTGCAGGTGACCGCCGAGGCGCTCACGGAGGCGAGCCAGAGCTTTACGGACACCGCCGATCTGCTCGCGCACCGGCAGTTTCAGATCGAACTGGAGGAATTCTTCGCCGCGCAGCAGGCCTCGGGCGCGATCACAGGCGACCCGGTCGCGCTCATCACCGCGGACATCGAGCGCGCCGAGGCCGCGCTTGGCGCGATCGAGGCGTTCATCAAGACGCAGCTCGACCTGGGCAAGGAGGTGCTCTCGCCCGCGGCTCATTCGTTGAACCTGGCCGTCATCGCCGAGGCGAAGGACAAGGCCACGGCGGCGCTCGGCGAACTGGTCGCGCACCAGCACCGGCTGGCCGACGCGTTCCAGCCGGGGGACATCACGGGCGCCGAGTCCCATCTCGACATCGCCCACGAACTCCGCGCGTTCTGCAAGATTCGCCGCGCGTCGTCCGTCTTGCTCCAGTCCTCGCGCCGCGACCTCGCGCAGTTCGCGCACGGCGAGGGCGTCTTCCACAGCGATGTCGTGCTTCACTTGATGGGCGTGAAGACCGCGTGCGACGTGCTTGTGGCGAAACACGCCGAGCAGAAGGAAGCGCTCGACCAGGCGCACGCGCTCGCGGAGAACGCGGACTTCGTGCGCGCGGCCAACCTGCTCACCAGCCTGAACCAGATTTTCGGCGACCTGCCCTACCACCACATCAACGAGGTGCTCGACCAGTGGAAGAAGCAGTTGTCGGACGTCGACGACCGGTTTGCGCGGCTGAAAGTCCAGGTGCTCGCGCCGTGGGGCGCGCCGTTCGCGCAACCGTGGAAGATCGCGCCGAAGCAGGCCGCCACGGATGATCGGCTCCAGCAATTCCACGACGACCTCATCCAGTTTCAGATCAACCTCGCCAACTGGAAGAACTCCGATTTTGCGTTCGAAGGCAAGCGGCTCTTCAAGCGGCTCAGCAACGAGCAGCACCAGTTGAAGGAAGCCGTCGCGAAAAACTTTGAGCGCGCCCGGCGATGGGCGTGGGCGCAGTTGTTCTTTGCTGTCACGGCCACCGGCCTCGCCTCGCAGTTCTGGCGTTCGCTCTGGCCGCTGGTGGTGCCCATCGTCGGCGCCTGGGCGTTGTGGCGGGTCGGCGCGAAGGTTCATGCGCGGCTGCTCGCCCGCACCACGGTGGACTTCCGGCTCGAGGCCAACGGCCGCGCCATCGAGGACGCCCACATGCTCGTCGTGTTCCTCAACGGGGTTCCATTTCACCCCGGCGCGCACGTCAAGCCGGGCACCTACCAGCTCACCCTCGACACCGGGTTGTTCGAGCCCGTCTCGCGCACCGTCTCCATCGGCCTCGGCCGCTGCAACGCGCTCGGGGCGATGGCCGTCCGCCTGAACAAGCAGACCTTCGTCAACACGCTCGCCATGCGCTTCGTGCCCGTGGCCGGCACGCCGGTCTTCTTCGCCATCTGGCCCACGCGCGTCCAGGATTACGCGGTGTTCGCCAAGCAGACCGATCATGCGTGGACACGGCCGACGTTCAAACAAGAGGCCGACCATCCCGCGGTCAACGTGAGCTGGAACGACGCCCTCGCCTTTTGCGCGTGGCTCACGGAGAAGGAGCGCCGCGAGCAGCGCATCGGCGAGAACGACACGTATCGGCTGCCCAGCGACCTCGAATGGAGCGCCGCCGTCGAGCTCGCCAAGGAACCCGGCGCCACGCCCGCGGAGCGCGATTGCGCGACGGCCGGCGTGTTTCCGTGGGGCCGCGACTGGCCGCCGCCGAAGGGCGCCGGCAACTACGACCCGCACCTGCACGTGGACGAGCATGACTTCACCTCCCCGGTCGGCGCCTTCAAGGCGAACGGGCAGGGACTCCACGACCTCGGCGGCAATGTGTGGGAATGGTGCCAGGACCCTTACAACAACGAGGGGAAATATCGCACGCTCCGCGGCGGCTCGTGGCGCTCGGCCAAGCCCGTGCATCTGCTTTCGTCCGCGCGGCTGTTCGATTCGCCCGGCCATCGGGTGAACATCATCGGCTTCCGCGTCGTGCTCGAAGCGCGCCGGCCAAGTCCCGTGCTGCAAGGCCGGCCCGAGCCCGCCCCCGCTGCGCAGCCTGCGCCGATTCCCGCGGCGGCGGCGGAGTGA
- a CDS encoding MFS transporter, translated as MNTTPDAPGQRKVLTVVVAFLGWMCAGVQMGTLPLASLSVSRDLMGDAFDKDTSAVWFGYFTAALSLGAATGGILLGWLGDRCGRARAMGVSILCYTVFAGACAFVKTQEQLLVLRFLAGLGVGGMWPNGVSLVSEVCPDVSRPWMAGLIGTSANVGMLVISLMSRMWTVTPENWRWLFLASAAPAIVGIVALALVPESPKWLATRNNPHQKTDTPMRELFHPALRRTTIIGILLASIPLVAAWSSGRWLTPWADAVAGAEHPGYKATTQACWASGAAVGSFFGAQVASMFGRRLTYFLISLGSVSLTFFIFWFLRPLHPAFLPMVVVQGLIATLFFGWLPLCLPELFPTRVRASGTGLSYNFGRFAVAGGVLTAGALTSFFGGYSKAGAIMGLVYGLGMIVIWFAPDTTGKKLED; from the coding sequence ATGAACACGACCCCCGACGCTCCGGGCCAGCGTAAAGTGCTCACGGTCGTCGTGGCCTTCCTCGGTTGGATGTGCGCCGGCGTCCAGATGGGCACGCTGCCGCTCGCGTCGCTCTCCGTCTCGCGCGACCTCATGGGCGATGCGTTCGACAAGGACACTTCAGCCGTTTGGTTTGGCTACTTCACCGCCGCGCTCAGCCTTGGTGCGGCGACGGGCGGCATCCTGCTCGGCTGGCTCGGGGACCGGTGCGGCCGCGCGCGCGCGATGGGCGTGAGCATCCTGTGCTACACGGTGTTCGCGGGCGCGTGCGCGTTCGTGAAGACGCAGGAACAACTGCTCGTGCTGCGCTTCCTCGCGGGGTTGGGCGTCGGCGGCATGTGGCCGAACGGCGTCTCGCTCGTCTCCGAAGTCTGCCCCGATGTGTCGCGCCCGTGGATGGCCGGGCTCATCGGCACGTCGGCCAATGTCGGCATGCTGGTCATTTCGCTCATGAGCCGCATGTGGACGGTGACGCCCGAAAACTGGCGTTGGCTGTTTCTTGCGTCCGCCGCGCCCGCGATCGTCGGCATCGTTGCGTTGGCGCTCGTTCCCGAGTCGCCGAAGTGGCTCGCGACGCGCAACAACCCACACCAGAAGACGGACACACCGATGCGCGAGTTGTTCCACCCGGCGTTACGACGCACGACCATCATCGGAATCCTGCTCGCTTCCATCCCGCTCGTCGCGGCGTGGAGTTCCGGTCGCTGGCTCACGCCTTGGGCGGATGCCGTCGCCGGGGCGGAGCATCCCGGCTACAAGGCCACGACCCAGGCCTGTTGGGCGTCCGGCGCAGCGGTCGGCAGCTTCTTCGGCGCACAAGTGGCGAGCATGTTCGGCCGGAGGCTCACCTACTTTCTCATCAGCCTCGGCTCGGTCTCGCTGACGTTCTTCATCTTCTGGTTTCTGCGTCCTTTGCACCCGGCGTTCCTGCCGATGGTGGTGGTGCAGGGACTCATCGCGACGCTGTTCTTCGGCTGGCTGCCGCTGTGCCTGCCGGAGCTCTTTCCGACGCGCGTGCGGGCGTCGGGCACGGGGCTGAGCTACAACTTCGGCCGGTTTGCCGTCGCCGGCGGAGTGCTGACCGCGGGCGCGCTTACAAGTTTCTTCGGCGGCTACTCGAAGGCCGGCGCCATCATGGGGCTCGTGTATGGCCTCGGGATGATCGTCATCTGGTTCGCCCCGGACACGACGGGCAAGAAGCTCGAAGACTGA
- a CDS encoding DUF1501 domain-containing protein: SALIEDLAQRGLLGDTLVCNLAEFGRTPRVNPAGGRDHWPQCWTIYFAGGGVKGGRVVGKSDEIGGFPAERPVKPAEVVATIYHSLGLDLDVHLPGPQTRPFPLVDFGTQPVKELFA, translated from the coding sequence AGCGCGCTCATCGAAGACCTCGCGCAGCGCGGCCTGCTCGGTGACACGCTCGTCTGCAACCTCGCCGAGTTCGGCCGAACGCCCCGCGTGAATCCCGCCGGCGGCCGCGACCACTGGCCTCAATGCTGGACAATTTATTTCGCCGGCGGCGGCGTGAAGGGCGGCCGTGTGGTCGGCAAATCCGACGAAATCGGCGGCTTCCCCGCCGAGCGGCCGGTGAAGCCCGCGGAAGTCGTCGCCACCATCTATCACAGCCTCGGGCTCGACCTCGACGTGCACCTGCCCGGCCCGCAGACCCGGCCGTTCCCGCTGGTGGACTTCGGCACGCAGCCGGTGAAGGAGTTGTTCGCCTGA